The nucleotide sequence ATCCTAACCTGATATTGTGACGAGTGACATGTACTTAATTCAAAATGtgaggaaaaataaatatttaaaaaatatattccaAACAGCATGGGTTTGTAATTGGAAATAAAAGGTCCTCAATATGAATGCCtcatagaaaataaaatataaatatgaacTTCTTCTGTACTTGAAAAGCAGGTAGTGGCGAATCATTTTAAGAGTTGAAATCCAATGTGAATTAACCTCAAACGCCTTTCTGTCATCCCTTCTTCATGGAAGACTTTCAATCATTCCTGGTTATGCTGGGCCACTGAACGTCGACGTTTCTTCAGCAAGAGTTTAAGCTGAAAGAAATTTGTAAAAGATGCtataaatgcaatttttttttaatgaatttagcTGTTTTTAAtggataattattttttataataGAATTAATTTACCTGTAATCATTGATCTAATTTCATAATTCCTTAATTTATTTGCGTGAGTAAGAAAACCCACAATATTTTTTACTTTGTTATTTATTTCGCTATTTTTATTGATAACAAAGAATTTGGCTCACCTGCTCCCCTTGCAGGCCGCCCTGCAGAAGATGTGCCGGTAGGACGTTTTCCATATTGCGGATGCTGGGATCAGCTCCTTTGCTCAGAAGGAGCCGCAGGATCTCCTCCTGCCGggggttgccatggagacaggCCGCCATGTGTAAAGCTGTGTGGCCGTGTGCCTTGAAGTAGAAATTGGATACTGAGTCACACTGACCACACTGTGACTTTTTCATGCGGTAAACAGCAGGTACTCACTTTCATGTTGACAAAGTCTTTGACATTATGCATGGGGATGCTGAGCAGATAGTGGAGCAGGTCGACATTCCCTTCCTTCACAGCCAAGTGTAGAACTGTCTTGCTACTTTTGATTTCCTGCAAGTGGGGGAGATTGGGGGCGGGCCATAACAAAACCACAATAAGTCATGCTGGAATATGCAAATATCACTAGAAAGAAAACACAAGTGATGACATCATTGTGGTTGGCTCGGGTAGTTCCCCTTTTTTAATACAAGTGATACTATATATGTTTAATATTATCCATTAAAAGCCTTTacagcataggtgtcaaactcaaggcccgggggctgaATATGGCCCGTCACAACATTTGATGTGGcccccgaagacaaattgtcttcatgtgtcaatactaaacttacaaattgtcttcacttttaaagaaatacagatattgctagaatttttttgttatcattgatcttttaaaaatatttgaacagtttcatGTTGAcgttcataatggccctccgatggtaactatgactacgatgcggcccgtgacaaaaatgagtttgactttACAGAAATGATAAATGGATAGAGGATGGACGTTTGTACTCCACCTGGCTGAGTGGTGAAGCGCCTGCATTGAGAAGCACCTGCACACAGCAGAGCTTCTCTTCAGCTTTAGCCTGAAGGTTAACATCGGCCATCCCACAGGCAAACAAAGCCTTCATGGTGACACTGTGAGAAATGGCTGCACAGTGCAGAGGGGTCATACCTAGCACAAAAATATCAATAGTTGAACAAGGGATAGTAGGTACCCGTAATATTTTAGGAAATAGTTCATGTTGATGACACTCTGGACAAGTACTGTTCATATTGTACATAAATATAAGAATGTTTTTGTAATAGTGAGACATTACCTTCAAAATCTCTGGCCTCGAGGTTGACAGCAGGTTTATTGGACAGAAttacctagaaaaaaaaaaaaagatttgggaTTAAATTTGATTAAATAGAAATAATATGATTTGCCTCGATTCAACCTTTACATATTAATATAACTTGAATGACCAAGAAACTAAACTGAAACCTTGAAATAATTTATCTGTACTGTATCGACAAaggttttttccccctttttctaAATTACCCCCAACAcagttcttttttgttgttttcttttaagaAGAATGACGATTCAATAAATGTTAAAAACTTGAAGCATATTAGTCCAAAGTGGTTCAGCCCCATACCTGCATTATCCTTGGTAGGCCATCGTGGGCAGCCAGATGAAGAGCGTTTTGCCCTTTGTCATCGCAAGCATTAATGTCCGCTCCAAATGACAGCAGATCGTGAACAATGTCTGGCTGGTTTGCTGTCACAGCCACCAATAAGGCAGTCtattcatgcaaaatcaaaatacaaaTGTATAATGTTGCTCACAATTCAAGAATGTGTCCATTGCTTGCTTTTCCATACTTTGCCTTTATGCTCTTTGGCATCAAGCTTCCCCAAATCCCTCAGCTTCTCTGCTGCGGCAAAGGCCCACTCCCTGAGACCCTTAGCTGTGCAGATATGCAGAATGCTGacccaaaacaaaataatgaaaaaaaaaaaaaagattagccAACAGCAAATGCTGGTAATTCTCCATCTGTCAATTATAAGAATGAAAAAATACCTTTATAATCCATAAAAATCAAAACTTAGAATTTCCAATTATTCTAATGAGTGAGTTTTTAGGAAATAATTTCTAACAAGTGACCATAAACATGTGGGTAGCCTCATACATTTGACCCAGTTTCCTTTTAGAAATTGTATGActcaggatgttttttttttttttttttctatgattaCAAAACATCAACACACACAGTTTAGCAGACAATCACACAAGTAATAAACACTCATTCATACGTTACATACAAATCTCAGAAGATACTGAATATTTGATAGCTGCTCACTCACGTGTCTCCATCTTCATCCTGGCCAATGATTTTACTGTATTCCATTTCTCTCATCATCATCCTGGCTTTCTCGAGTGCGTCGGTGTCAAACCAGGACCCGAATGTTGGCTGGGGGGGCTGGCTGTGTCCGAGAAGGGTCCAAGTAGATGCTGCGCCCTGATTTGCAGCTGCCATCTGGCACTCCtgctcaaacaaaaaaaaacaacctcaaaTTCAACTCAAAATCGTATTTATtaattaatgtatttatttatatgttttttcatgtgtttatttatgtatttatttgtatatttgtttgtctatttagttattcatttatttatttcctcaCGTAAGACTGAGACTCAAATCTTGGATGATGCTGCTGTGAACTGAAAGCGGGCTCCATTGGGACATTATAGCCCATAGGGAAGCTTGGTCCAGGTTGATTGGGGTCATAAGATAGAGCAGGTTCCTGCATGGGGGCCCACAGCTCACAGCTCATAGCTGGCATTTCCGTATAGCTGCTTGATGCGCCTGAGTTGGAGAGAGAAGCTAAGGTGGGCACACTTATTGTAAAATTCAAAAACTATTGTACAGGAATTTTCCAAATCTCACCTGCACATGTCTGTTGTTCTGACGCCTGCAGGTGCTGTGAGAggaaataaagaagaaaaatgggGTCATCTTATTAGTGgcataataccgtattttccgcactataaggctcaatattggtccatatataaggcgcaccggattataaggcgcactgtcgccttttgagaaaattggaggattttaggtgcgccttatagtgcggaaaatatggtactgtTCTGCTATGAGATGTTTCTTACAGTAAGCATGTTGTGACCAGTTGTGTTTGCAGGGTAAGAGGTAAGCCCCGACGACATCTCTCGCTTCCTCTTTTGTTCCAGAAGTTTTTTCACTGTGGGCTGAGTGTAGCATGGCTTCTCCTTTGGCGCTGTGTGACAACAATTTACACGCtgaatttatgtattttttttatacacaggATAGGTAAATGAGCGCAACAGGAAAAAGTCACGCGTCACGCGACAAAAAAAGATGTTTCCACTCTGTGATCTGTGTGACGCATCGACTCCATTAGGAAGCCACAAGAGAAAACCTTCACAACGGGATAACATACATGTTTTCTATGACATCTTCCGCGTGGctcttttacacacacacagaaacacaaaCCACATCTTCCTTACTGcggcacacacacagatgtcGTCGTATCGGCACAACTGTTGTGGTCTTGTTTCTGTTTCATTGTTAGCATGGGTATGCTAACATTTATTTAGGTCTATCTTTTTTAGCTTGCTTTTGCTTGGCTGCTTTCATTTACAATATTGGTTTGCTGGCACCTACCAAGCTTTGAATGTTGCGGGTTTTTGAGTGTCATTTATTCTAAAACCAATCTTGATGTGTGTTGGGGGAGTCACTGTCATTTTGTTATTCTGTCCAAGTTTTGAAATGTATTGAAGAAATTGGGGGACTCCCACTAACAGCCCAGAGCAATAAGTTAGCATGAGACTCTTTGAATATTTCTTGGCAGGCCTTTTTGATATCTGGGTTGTTCTTGAACAATTTGTTTTGATCAGGATGATAGCTTAGAAACTGTACCAGACCTTGGAAAGTGTCGGTACATTTAAATAATTTCTACTCATGTTTGAACTTGTGATCTTATAATTtatatccatccacccatttaCACCAAtgggcaatttagagtcttccgATAACGTAAAAAGGATGTTTATGAAAAGTGGAAGGAAGTAGAAGAATGCAAAGAAATCCCACGGAAGCACAGAAAGAACATGCAATGGCCAGTTCTCCATACATCGAGATTCGGAGCACACTCCTAGGGTTAGGGATAATCTAGTTGCCCTTTGCGATATTCAAATTCGGGCAGTGGAAACCCCTGGACACTGAGTCATGTGCGTGGGAGGGACGATGGGGATTCCAGTGACTTATCGCTTTTGGGCTCCCTCCTCAcagaagagagcgagagagaaagaaagagcaaTATGCGGGGGAGAGAAGCAGCTGCACATTGCCAATGTCGTCATTTTCTGGTCAAACAGAATCAGAAATTATGAGAAAAGATGAAGAGAGACCAATATGTTCTTATTCAGTCAAATATCAAGATGCACTTACTAACACAGAATTTCTATATACCATCACTACATAATTGATACATACTTTACAGAAATTATAGGAAAATATTCATTATAATACTAAGAAAGGATTTGTAGTTATATCAGCAATCACTGGTTGGGACAACTAACATGTCAAATATTTGATGTCCATTCACAGAAgaatatgaatgaaaaaaataaattaaaatgtacTCACCTTTATCATAGTGCATTTCTCTGAGGTATTGGTTGGTATTAGAAGAGTCCAACAACAGCGAGCAGATGTGTGATGTGTGACGTTGCGCTTGTCTGAAGTCTGTCTGCCTTGTTGTTGACTACGCACCACTGCTTGTACACACAGAATACGCCGcccacacacgtgtgtgtgctgTTATCCACGCCCTTTCGCgtgtgttttgtctgtgtgtgcgtttgtgactCATTCCAACATATATAATGTACATTCTGAAATCAGCGTTTGTAACTCATTCCAACATATATAATGTACATTCTGAAATCAGACAgcgcaaattattattatttttaataaattgaTGTCTGTTCACTGAAGAGCATGAATGAAGAAAGttgattaaaattattattattaataataataatatcatcaTCATATTTAGTAAAGTTAGAAAGTTAGTATtaggggttaaggttagagtaaAAAATAAACAGCCACTGTAACATGCATATGCACAGTTTGAAAAATAACATGgaaaaatgaccaaaaataTTATCAAATTCAATTGAAAAGCCAGCCATTCATTTTCATATGGGCCTATCATAGCTGACTTAGGGCGAGAGACCATAAACTGCTTGCCCAGCCAATCTCAGTCATTCAAAATGTATTGCATATAACCATTAATAAAAGTCTGTAGTTTTTAATTTACTTGTAGTTACAGTATTTACTTTAATAAGAGACTATTTTTTACAGAATAATCTCAATTTCTACTTAGGGACAGAGTGTGAGGAATCTGAAGATACACTGCACACTTTTTAgtaaaactaaccctaacccttacacATCGGACAGCGTCCTCTGCTGTAAACAAAGGGGAACCAACGTTGAAGCGTCTCAGGCCTATGTCGTGCCCAAAAGAGGGCGGAATCAGTCTTTAgagaaaatgaaatcaaaactACATCCGCAGTTTTAGTCATACCTCTTCTGGTTCGTGGATGGCACATCACCACAGGTAAGAGCACATGAATTCGCACATTCGTATAGAACAACAGTGTGAAAATAATAGTTGACTTGCTCATCAAACGGTgatgtatctatctatctatctatctatctatctatctatctatctatctatctatctatctatctatctatctatctatctatctatctatctatctatctatctatctatctatctatctatctgtctgtctgtctgtctgtctgtctgtctgtctgtctctccatctatctctctctctctcgctctctctccatctatctatctatctatctatctatctatctatctatctatctatctatctatctatctatctatctatctatctatctatctatctatctatctatctatctatctatctatctatctatctatctaatttttcccctctctttctctctatctttctatctctatctatctatctatctatctatctatctatctatctatctatctatctatctatctatctatctatctatctatctatctatctatctatctatctatctatctatctatctgtctgtctgtctgtctgtctgtctgtctgtctgtctgtctgtctgtctgtctgtctgtctgtctgtctgtctgtctctctctccatctatctctctctctctcgctctctctccatctatctatctatctatctatctatctatctatctatctatctatctatctatctatctatctatctatctatctatctatctatctatctatctatctatctatctatctatctatctatctatctatctatctaatttttcccctctctttctctctatctttctatctctatctatccatcctccATACCTTCCTACCTAGCTATTTGTTGCTCAATTATTCATTTTGTCTTTTAGAAAATTTCACAGCCAAGCACGGGGATAATGGCGTGCATCAAATCATTTGTGCTGTTCTCTGTACTCTGCAGtaagtattttccgtttttgctTCTAAGGTGGGTTTTCCTGTGAAGGAAGTAAAACCGCAACTCATAACTCAAAGAGGTGTCATAAATGTGATGTGAGTTCTTTCTCTCACTCTCGCAAAGGTTCTGCGGAGGCATACAACACGACAGGACACTCACCAGCCataccattaggtacacctacacAGTCTGTTACTAGGTTTAAACAACTTTATGTTCAGGGCCAGAAAACGATAgctttgatttcattttgtgtGTCGTTTACCCCAGCAGACGGCCATGCATCATGCTACAGGATCGAGCCTGGCATACTGGCGGGTATTATAAGTGCCGATGTGCTGTTGACCCTTATACTCGTCATCATCACCTACCAATGTGCCAGAATTCAGCTAAGTAAAAATCAAAAGCGagagaaaagagaaaagggtAAGCCAATAGGAATTAGTGTGATGTGGGTGCGGTCTGGTACAAATGGCTCATTTTGTCCCCTTGTATGACATCTTTTCACAGAGAATCACAAAACGTATGTGAATATCCGGCAGTCGAGGAAGACCTGACCTTTTTTCTACACAGATTATTGAGTTTTAACCTTGAAAAATAAAGCTGAACTGTTttttcgttgttgtttttttttttactttatcctgaaatctaaaatgaaaaacgtgcccaaaatgtttttttctgcacTTAATGTTGAGCAACATTGAACTTCTCACGGTCCATCGCTAGAGGGCGTCCCAGACCTCTctcaaatgacatcatcattacgTAGCAGGAAGTAAACAAAGACCACGGACACCGCGCTTGGTTTAAGGACTCGAACAGAAGCTTATCCCCTtctatttggctgtatcaaataaAAACGCAACTTATGTGGTAAATCAGTAACATAAAGTAAGAGGTAAGTTATGACCTCATGTTACCACTGTTATTTGTAGTACTGCTTGGTTGCAGTTCTTTCATTAGCATGGTAGCTACCAGAGTGCTAACTTTTTGGTATTTAGCTTGATAATTAGCATTATCGTTGAATTACAACTGTCTTTTGTCAAGTAGACACAAAGGCTAACTGAGCAGCGTCCCCGACGAATGTTGGATCTCATCGTCATATGCTGGTTCTTGCCTGTACCGAGAGTAATACTGTACCGTGGAAATTACAATGGTGGTTGCAGGCAGGCATGCCCCCGATTTTAAATCTCAATGCCTTCATGCACTCTACCAGATGATAACGCGTAATCACatttgcaaaaacaaaagacacCTTTGTTAGCCAAATATCGTTGAACAAAAGTTGTGATTGCAGCGTGAAAATGTttgcaaggaccacagcaaagtGTGTGGAGGAAAAGGACCATAGTCGACTGGAAGATCTTTGGCTGCAGCCTTATGGTGTCTTACGCAGAGCTGGTTAGTACTTCCTTAGGAAATAactattttctataatgaatcctcttccagtgtttatttttagtagAATTCGATCAAAATCATGCGTGATAGGCAGATTGAAGAAATCCTTGTATAGGTTTTGCCAGTTTCTCTTCAACTGTAACTTTCATTGTTATGATGTGTGTTTGccttgttttgcagacatcagtgaAGTTAAGCAGGAGGAGCCAGAGGTCACTCGTattaaagaggaagatgtgGGCAAAGAGGTCCACCACTTGAATGAACAAATGGAGCAGACGTTTGTTTGCATCATAAAAAAGGAGGAAGAGATGGAGTGGCCTTGTattaaagaggaggaagaagactcCTGCGACattaaaaaggaggaggaggaggaggataccTACAAGATGCCATCAACTGGTGTTCCTGTGAAGAGTTTAGATGAGGGTCAacatgaggtgagcaaaggggcggagcctccaacctgcagctcaagtcaacaaatgactagagaaggTGATGGAGACCACTGTGAAGGATCACAAGCAGCTCCACCATCAGATAGTGATGACGTGACGAAAAACTTTtcctgctcagattgtggccaaaaattcactcGGAGGGGACATTtgaaaaggcacacaagaagccacactggtgagaaacctttttcatgctcagtttgtggccgaaAATTCTCTGAGGGGGGagatttaaaaaggcacacaagaatccacactggtgagaaacgtttttcctgctcagtttgtggacaAAAATTCTTGGAGGGGGGACATTTAAaaacgcacacaagaatccacactggagagaaaccattttcatgctcagtttgtggccaaagcttTTCAGTGAAGGGAACTTTAAcaattcatacaagaatccacactggtgaaaaacctttttcctgctcagtttgtggccaaaaattctctgaggggggacatttaaaaaagcacacaagaatccacactggtgagaaacctttttcatgttcagtttgtggccaaaaattctctcaggatggacatttaaaaaggcacacaaaaactcacactggcgagaaacctttttcatgctctgtttgtggccaaagatttggAGCCAAGCGAAGCTTAAAAAGGCAtataagaatccacactggcgagaacccTGTTGCCTGCTCAGACTCTTGCCAAAGTGTGTTGGGGAGATGAGCAATGATTTCACCTTCTATTTGAGTCATAATGAATTTGAGAATATAGTTAACCGGCCTCGGAATGATAAGAGTTTTGTAATTTTCATAATACTTatgtttatttgatttttagTTGTGGATTTTAACTGTAATTACTTTAAGTTCATATTCAGGGCATGTTGCTTAGTTACTATTAGTGTTGAGGGTTTTGTTTTGGTCAGCTTTTATGTTAAGGTTTTTGCCCTCATATTTGTCATGACTTGTTAAGAAGAAAAATCTGAAGCaaacaagacatttttttttaatagatgaATCAATTTGTGTAGAAATGCTGAATGACAAAATATGAAAACGTGGAATGCCTTGAATCAAGAAATAAAATGAGAGTGAATTATACGGAATGACATTGAACAATGTGGAATTGTGGAGAAGTATTGAATCATATGGAATTATGTAGAATAATATTAAACGATGACGAATGATGACACCCGTGTCATGTGATACACCTTAAGAAATTGAGATCCATGAGATTTGAGTCATAACATTTTACGACACAAGTCAGGTTAGTTTCATAAACAACATATCATCAGTTAATTTGAAATTCCCCtcggacgttttttttttagagcacaaaagtaggacatgtccgggaaaaagaggacgtctggtcaccctactTTTGTCCGCCTCCAAACACAATCACGTGTCCACAGTTAAGTGAAGTCTCACTTGGGGAACTTGACTGCCGATGGACAAGCTCTGCTTTGAGACGGAAAACAGCATGAAAGatacattttgcatttcaaGTTCACTATTTGGTGAGTGTTACATCCATAAAATGTGCTGTGTTTGCACAATTCCCTGATCGTAAACATATTTTGCAGGATCTGGAGGACAACAAGGTACGtacattcttttttattttagtcattGTAATGATTCactttatttttgtgtctttgGTAGAAAGTGGTGCTTGCTATTTTGTCAGCATGCAGTCGGTCATAGGCATTATTGTCTCTGATATTGTCTTGACAATCTTCATTGCGGTTTCTGTCTTCTATTTGCTAATACTCCACAAGAAAAGAACACACGAAGATGGTAAGCCTTAGTCTTACGAGCTATTTTTATAAGCTATTGATCagtaaattatatatttttattaacaGCTAAAACGCATGTACAACCCGAACCGGATGAGATAACAGAATCTCCCTATCAGGTGAAGTGTAATTTGTTTTACattaaattaaaagaaaataaactaATGGCATTTTAATTTGCTCTTATTTTGTAGGAATTACACGGAATTCAATCGGATGTGTATAGTGAACTTCAACACTTCAggaaatgaaacttttttttacattgtattAACTTTTTGAATTGTACCGTCCTATTTTGATCTCATAGATTATATGTTTCCATATGGGCTACAAGTTTATTTAGCACTGATAATACTCATATATGATAGTTATGTAAACAAAGAGAGAAACactaaatgaaaagaaaacaaagattaCACCAATTCATcccatatgcatttattttttccagaCAATTTTCAGCTAAATTATTCTCTTGGCTCACATttagctaaaaataaaaaaacagagagGAACCAAAAGTAGATTTTGTCTAGACCACTTGTCTTTTTCTCTTCCTGTATTCTTTGTACTACAACCAAAATGTTACCCTTGTTAAAGACTACTGTACTGCCACACCATTtatcaagtttaaaaaaaaaaacaagggccacttttaatttttaaagaaaataacAGGTAACAGAAGTCATTGATTGATGTTAATATGAGCGTGAATGCTTTTCTGTCACCatttgtgccctgtgattgactcCCAACCAGTCCGGGTAGAGTCTGCCTTTTTTCAGCTTGGAGAGGCTCCGACTGGACGGCCTAAAGACGATCGATCATACAGATAATGAATTAACAAGCTGtcattttgtcctttttgtgTCTTCTTTTCGCATATTTTTAATGTATACCCTTTGTTTTGCAAATGTAATTCTTTGTTCCATTGAATTTGAACCTTGTTCCCTTTCCCAGTGCTAGAAAAGCTCAAAGTGAATACAAGTCTAAATCTGGGCAACAATTGGAACCGGCTGATCTGCTGACAGTGAGTCAACCGATGGGTGCGACTGAGTCAcagaaaatgggaaaaaaattatgAATAAAACACCAAGAGGTTGACCTAAAAATATGTCCCAGAATTAGATGAAGGCAGAAGAATGTTCCCATCAGAAGCCTTGTGTCAATTGGATGTGTTTCAGAGCTGACAAATGTTCTTGTTTCTGAGGGAATATTGAGCTAAAGCACTCAATATTTAAACTCACCATCATGAACGTCCAGTTCTCTGCTCGTGTCCAACAAGTGGACCCCTTCAACGGACGTTGTCATCTGGAGACTCGTATCTTGGACAGGCAGGCTGCTTGGCACGTTCATAGCATCAGTAACGGCCTCCTCACTGTTCAGATCGACTCGTTCTC is from Syngnathus scovelli strain Florida chromosome 9, RoL_Ssco_1.2, whole genome shotgun sequence and encodes:
- the LOC125975558 gene encoding NF-kappa-B inhibitor delta is translated as MHYDKAPKEKPCYTQPTVKKLLEQKRKREMSSGLTSYPANTTGHNMLTHLQASEQQTCAGASSSYTEMPAMSCELWAPMQEPALSYDPNQPGPSFPMGYNVPMEPAFSSQQHHPRFESQSYECQMAAANQGAASTWTLLGHSQPPQPTFGSWFDTDALEKARMMMREMEYSKIIGQDEDGDTILHICTAKGLREWAFAAAEKLRDLGKLDAKEHKGKTALLVAVTANQPDIVHDLLSFGADINACDDKGQNALHLAAHDGLPRIMQVILSNKPAVNLEARDFEGMTPLHCAAISHSVTMKALFACGMADVNLQAKAEEKLCCVQVLLNAGASPLSQEIKSSKTVLHLAVKEGNVDLLHYLLSIPMHNVKDFVNMKAHGHTALHMAACLHGNPRQEEILRLLLSKGADPSIRNMENVLPAHLLQGGLQGEQLKLLLKKRRRSVAQHNQE
- the LOC125975606 gene encoding oocyte zinc finger protein XlCOF29 isoform X3, whose protein sequence is MLVLACTESNTVPWKLQCVKMFARTTAKCVEEKDHSRLEDLWLQPYGVLRRADISEVKQEEPEVTRIKEEDVGKEVHHLNEQMEQTFVCIIKKEEEMEWPCIKEEEEDSCDIKKEEEEEDTYKMPSTGVPVKSLDEGQHEVSKGAEPPTCSSSQQMTREGDGDHCEGSQAAPPSDSDDVTKNFSCSDCGQKFTRRGHLKRHTRSHTEHKSRTCPGKRGRLVTLLLSASKHNHVSTVK
- the LOC125975606 gene encoding uncharacterized protein isoform X4, whose amino-acid sequence is MLVLACTESNTVPWKLQCVKMFARTTAKCVEEKDHSRLEDLWLQPYGVLRRADISEVKQEEPEVTRIKEEDVGKEVHHLNEQMEQTFVCIIKKEEEMEWPCIKEEEEDSCDIKKEEEEEDTYKMPSTGVPVKSLDEGQHEIVAKNSLGGDI
- the LOC125975606 gene encoding oocyte zinc finger protein XlCOF20 isoform X1, which codes for MLVLACTESNTVPWKLQCVKMFARTTAKCVEEKDHSRLEDLWLQPYGVLRRADISEVKQEEPEVTRIKEEDVGKEVHHLNEQMEQTFVCIIKKEEEMEWPCIKEEEEDSCDIKKEEEEEDTYKMPSTGVPVKSLDEGQHEVSKGAEPPTCSSSQQMTREGDGDHCEGSQAAPPSDSDDVTKNFSCSDCGQKFTRRGHLKRHTRSHTGEKPFSCSVCGRKFSEGGDLKRHTRIHTGEKRFSCSVCGQKFLEGGHLKTHTRIHTGEKPFSCSVCGQSFSVKGTLTIHTRIHTGEKPFSCSVCGQKFSEGGHLKKHTRIHTGEKPFSCSVCGQKFSQDGHLKRHTKTHTGEKPFSCSVCGQRFGAKRSLKRHIRIHTGENPVACSDSCQSVLGR
- the LOC125975606 gene encoding oocyte zinc finger protein XlCOF20 isoform X2, which produces MFARTTAKCVEEKDHSRLEDLWLQPYGVLRRADISEVKQEEPEVTRIKEEDVGKEVHHLNEQMEQTFVCIIKKEEEMEWPCIKEEEEDSCDIKKEEEEEDTYKMPSTGVPVKSLDEGQHEVSKGAEPPTCSSSQQMTREGDGDHCEGSQAAPPSDSDDVTKNFSCSDCGQKFTRRGHLKRHTRSHTGEKPFSCSVCGRKFSEGGDLKRHTRIHTGEKRFSCSVCGQKFLEGGHLKTHTRIHTGEKPFSCSVCGQSFSVKGTLTIHTRIHTGEKPFSCSVCGQKFSEGGHLKKHTRIHTGEKPFSCSVCGQKFSQDGHLKRHTKTHTGEKPFSCSVCGQRFGAKRSLKRHIRIHTGENPVACSDSCQSVLGR
- the LOC125975606 gene encoding TYRO protein tyrosine kinase-binding protein isoform X5, with product MDKLCFETENSMKDTFCISSSLFGSGGQQESGACYFVSMQSVIGIIVSDIVLTIFIAVSVFYLLILHKKRTHEDAKTHVQPEPDEITESPYQELHGIQSDVYSELQHFRK